Part of the Macrobrachium nipponense isolate FS-2020 chromosome 49, ASM1510439v2, whole genome shotgun sequence genome, agagacaaacccataactttatattgcctcttgcaacaggaacttgttcttgcttgcttggtacgaagagatacacatgcctctctctcagtacttggtccagaggtctgaccattgatcctgcggtgcacacccggatcaatcggacagaggcttggatccctccctcgctcttacaaccagggaggcagtccaaggttgggcaaacaccagtcagttcacaaaaagactcagattcctcccaccaagaagtgagtcttcctattgtaaaaggaccgaaaggtttgtattccgtgtcggaacaaatgacaatttgtctaaaattgcatttttcctaactatacaaacctggggtccttttacaataggaaggtactagcggcagctggataggtcgtgagctttcgaacaaggggttcggtagttaactgcttgtccaacagtgcgcgcgccgcgcgtctgggaggtgaagaatcacttttgctttaggcccaagcaaaaaactgcagagtgaggggtggcatgaggtggggctatgtgtaaaaggaccccaggtttgtatagttaggaaaaatgcaattttagacaaattgtcatttttccagCAAATAATGGGTACATATGgttcagagagaaatctgcgaatatgGGAGGCCCACTGTATTTGTTTTCCCTGAGGATGCTTACTTTAAGAGTTGTTATGAGCGGTGCTATTCAGAACATGGTCTcagattgtttgttttatttcagatTCTTCTAAACGGAGGGAATTTCCATCGGATCCTAACTAGGATTGAGTATTGCACATAGAACATCTTGTGGAAATGGATGCTGAAGAATTGTCATCATTGCTGTTactcaaagaagagaaggaggatctGGAGGAGGGTCCAACTGAAAACGTAGATGACAACTCTTCATTTGCAGACCCCTTcttagaagtcaaggcagaaccGGAATTTTTTGACTATGGTGATTTTGATGTGAACTGTTCTTCCCAATCTACTATTAAGTGTGAAAAGTGCAGCTCTCCAAGCTGTGATGATGAGAGCAGAAAGGAAAAGACCTGTATTGGAGGAGAAAATAGATATTTTGGTAGAAGCAAGGCAGCAGGGAAGCAATTTACTTGTGCTGAATGCCAAAGGACGTTTTCAAAAATTAACAGGCTGAAAtcccacatgagaactcatacaggagagaaaccatatacttgctctgtatgtcaaaaaggTTTTTCTGAATCAAGTCATCTCATatgtcacatgagaactcatacaggagagaaaccatatacttgctctgtatgtcaaaaaagtttttctgtttCAAGTACTCTCAAatgtcacatgagaactcatacgggagagaaaccatatacttgctctgtatgtaaAACACGTTTTTCTGATTCAAGTGCTTTCAGatatcacatgagaactcatacgggagagaaaccatatacttgctctgtatgccaaagaagtttttctgTTCCAAGTAATCTCAtaaaacacatgagaactcatacgggagagaaaccatttACTTGCTCTGCATGTCAAAGTATTTTTTCTCAACGAAGTCACCTCAAaagacacatgagaactcatactggagagaaaccatatacttgctctgtatgtcaaaaaagtttttctgaaTCAAGTACTCTCAAatatcacatgagaactcatacaggagagaaaccatatacttgctctgtatgtcaaataAGTTATTCTGATTCAAGAACTCTCAAatgtcacatgagaactcatacaggagagaaaccatatacttgctctgtatgtcaaaaaagttgtTCTTACTTGAGTAATCTCACAAGACACATGAAAACTCATGCATGAGAGAAAGCATTCATTTACCAAGCAATCTCTAAAGACACGAGAATTCATGCTAGACAGAAACTGTTTATTACTTGATCTCTGTccaagtcattttttttattaaatgtttttatataactGCTGTAATTTGTATGTTGTTAAGAGAGAACTTGAGTAACATTTGTAAGTGAAATTTCGTTTAACGTAAGTATGGACAAGAAAATGCTCTCTTTCTTCATCGGGGGAAACTTTTACTTATGAGCTCAGATAAGTGGAGCAAGTTCAAAATGATTATATTTGTATTATGAGAAAatggttctttttttatatttataagattaTTGTTTAATAACTACTGGTTCTTAGATACGACACTGAATCGCtttagtattttaatgtcttGCTGGTATTCTGACGATTTCAAATGTTTTGAGGTAATTGATTGTTCAGTTGAGACCAATTCATTTGTCAGTGTTATCAATAAATGTGTTGAGGGAACactgagaaagaagaagagttcTCACGTACTGTTGCTAATTGCAAAGACAATTATGTTTATTGACGTctacaaatttatttttgctgACAGAACCCTGGTTTTGGTCTCATTATGAAGCTGAATAATTGTACTGTATTTCTTCACTTTTATGTGAAGTAGTTTTGTAAAATTGATGTAATTTAACTAGCATTTGTTCAGTGAGAAAGTATAATAGATTTTCTTTCCAGTGACTTACATGTTTATGCAATTTGTGTCTGGTAGTTTGCTCATAAACAGTAGgaaaattatatagtattatttttccTTAAGCAGGCATATTTGGTTTTCAAAGATATTAACATAAAATACAATAGTCTTCAAAAGGTTTTGGTTCTTCAGAGATGTCCTGATTATTTCATTTGGCATCATCCACTTTGGTAATGTTTACAAATGTTGTCCAGAAATTATTATAACTTGAAATTATGTTACTGACATTTTCTGTTACTGATATAGTTTATTCTATGACTTGGCTGCTGATTGTAAATTCTGTAGGTGTTTCAAAAGTACCAAAGACAATCTTGGACACTCATGGAATGAAGGTAAACCTGCGCTATCTTcgtaactaaacaaattgttagatttcttttcaagCTATGTTTCGCTAACATGGAAGAAAGTGCAGTTTTGTAAAACTCAAGCAAGTtcctttatgtaattttatcagaTGTGCTAAGGAGGTGATTCAGTTTTGCGGTGCAACCTAATTTTTGTAGAGAATGCATAAAATAGACAGTGAGTCCCAATTTTATGAAGATAGAATCTCCAGAAAGCCAAATAATCAGTCGTAGATCTTCTGTCTGAGCAGCTTGGAGAATAGAAATGCCTTAATGAACAGAAGGCATCACACTTTTAAGATGCTTAAATCACCATAATaggaatgtgttttatatattactttctttGTTTAACAAGTAACCTTTTATAGGTTACCTAATGGATTGAATTATCAGGGATTATTTCTCAATATTCTGTGAGTTACATTTTTATGAATTTGATCTAAATACAAACacctttttatatgtttattagacTCAGGAATTAGGTAATGATGTATTTACATTTGTGGGAATGTACTATGAATGTAAGTCCCTGACTCTTTGACCTGTTTAGTTTGCGTATGTAACATTTCCCTTCATAGGACATGCGAGAGTTTTGAGTACACTTTTTTATATTAAGGTTCATGAAGACGACTTAGAAAGGAGCCCAATATTACTCTACACATCTAAGATTCATGGTAAGTTGTGTTTCTGAAAATTGGAATATGCAAACATGTGTCAATTCTCACCGAGAACTggcgcagaatttttttttttttttcatttctcagaATGTCTGTAAACGTATTGTTATTTCCTGCCATTAAGAAGTACCAGAGGTGAAGCAAAAACGGCCTTAGTTCATGAGGGTCGAGTCATGAGATTCATTTGTCAAAAGTTCCTGTGGAATGGGTTTTAAAAGTGGCCCAGAAAATGTCATTAAGAGCCAAAAATAATAGATATCTCCCAGCCAAAAGCAGTTTTAAATAGTTCCTAAACCGACTTTTACTTTACACTTGACATTCAAGACTTAAGTAAAAAGTATGGTATATAAACTGCTTGGCCATGTTTTGTCATTCTTCAGTCCCAAATGAAAACTAAACTAAGCACATTCCgttcatttctctttcttccacctgactttccaccttcttcaacgattgtttcatagtgcttcttcttcaactgctttgaggttttcctcctgttacaccttccaaacctcctAGTGTCAATTTCCCttacagcactgaatgactttacaggtcccagcatttggcctaaatcctaccATGGATTCTACTCTATTTTCGAAGGTAAATGCTGCAGTAGGAAgtatcataaaaatgaaatagcaTTTCTATCACAGTTACACTTTGTAGTCACCACATGAATAAACTGAAATCAGGATGACAATTAAAACCCATAATTAGGAGGCTTGGATATCtcaaatacaaaagaaaactttacaatcttcaaaatatgacaatttgtccaaaattgcatttttcctaactatacaaacctgaggtccttttacaataggaaggtactagcggcagctggataggtcgtaagctttcgaacaaggggttcggtagttaactgcttgtccgacaggcgcgcgcgcgcgactgggaggtaaacaaatcacttttgcttttggcccaagcaaaaactgcagagtgaggggtggcatgaggtgggactatgtgtaaaaggacctcaggtttgtatagttaggaaaaatgcaattttcgacaaattgtcatttgttccgacacggcatacaaaccttcggtccttttacaataggaagactcacttcttggtgggaggaatctgagtcttttgtgaacagactggtgttcgcccaaccttggaatgtctccctggtcgtaagagcgagggagggatccaagcctctgtccgattgatcggggtgtgcaccgcaggatcaatggtcagacctctggaccaagtactaagagagaggcaagcgtatctcttcgtaccagcaaacaagaacaagttcctatttgcaagaggcaacacaaagttatggtttgtctcttgttggcatccacttccccccccttgtaggaggaagtggtggatattcgctcccatccctagtgaaagggataggatggggctctgtcgagtagctcacctgcatctcatccttatccagcaaggtgatgaccgtatccctatccacaggtagaggggagagaaaaagataggaagagaagccagtcactctctcattcacttatctattcttacagtcacaccaggactcgatg contains:
- the LOC135205333 gene encoding gastrula zinc finger protein XlCGF52.1-like; its protein translation is MDAEELSSLLLLKEEKEDLEEGPTENVDDNSSFADPFLEVKAEPEFFDYGDFDVNCSSQSTIKCEKCSSPSCDDESRKEKTCIGGENRYFGRSKAAGKQFTCAECQRTFSKINRLKSHMRTHTGEKPYTCSVCQKGFSESSHLICHMRTHTGEKPYTCSVCQKSFSVSSTLKCHMRTHTGEKPYTCSVCKTRFSDSSAFRYHMRTHTGEKPYTCSVCQRSFSVPSNLIKHMRTHTGEKPFTCSACQSIFSQRSHLKRHMRTHTGEKPYTCSVCQKSFSESSTLKYHMRTHTGEKPYTCSVCQISYSDSRTLKCHMRTHTGEKPYTCSVCQKSCSYLSNLTRHMKTHA